A section of the Triticum dicoccoides isolate Atlit2015 ecotype Zavitan chromosome 7A, WEW_v2.0, whole genome shotgun sequence genome encodes:
- the LOC119330018 gene encoding chaperone protein ClpB1-like: protein MIARTTLRGMFKQRLKEAIKQAEDEGSKLILFIDEMHMLIGAGDRSGTADTANILKPALTRGRLRCIGATTSQEYYRYIEQDVAFERRFQKVEIGEPSLQTTIAILRGLKQKYQEHHGVEIDDEALVAAVELAARYITGRIFPDKAIDLMDEACTAVKLRVSKQREINAPGEILIVSRWTGIPITTLDQEEEKLTRLIDRLHERVVGQNEALSLVAQAVLRSRVGIDKAGQPICSFLFLGSIGVGKTELAKALAEKLFSNEKMLVHFDMSEYAESGSLSRLIGGPRSYEEEGQLTEIVRRRPYSVILFDEVDKANPSILKVFVQLLNDGMLVDGKGRDVDFKNTIIIISSNLGSEHLSAEVAMENARDLLMKEIEKCFKPDLINRLSEIAIFEPLSHNKLREIVNIQMKSIVAMMANKCVSLSVTDAAMEVILSESHDMVHGARNIKMWVRKHVMIILSNMLVNREACKGSTISIDASDDKRGLKYQVL, encoded by the exons ATGATCGCCAGGACCACCCTGCGCGGCATGTTCAAGCAGCGCTTGAAGGAGGCCATCAAGCAGGCCGAGGACGAAGGCAGTAAATTGATCCTCTTCATCGACGAGATGCACATGCTCATTGGCGCAGGCGATCGAAGCGGCACCGCGGACACCGCCAACATCCTCAAGCCGGCGTTGACCCGTGGTCGCCTCCGCTGCATTGGTGCTACCACCTCTCAGGAGTATTACAGGTATATTGAGCAGGATGTGGCGTTCGAGCGGCGGTTCCAAAAGGTTGAAATCGGGGAGCCGAGCTTGCAAACGACCATTGCCATCCTGCGGGGGCTGAAGCAGAAGTACCAAGAGCACCATGGCGTGGAAATCGACGACGAGGCTCTTGTTGCCGCTGTAGAGCTTGCTGCCCGTTATATTACCG GTCGCATATTTCCTGATAAAGCAATTGATCTCATGGACGAGGCGTGCACTGCGGTAAAGTTGCGTGTAAGCAAACAAAGAGAAATAAATGCACCGGGGGAGATACTG ATTGTGAGCCGGTGGACTGGAATTCCTATCACTACACTTGATCAAGAGGAGGAAAAACTGACTCGTCTAATAGATAGACTTCATGAGCGAGTAGTTGGACAGAATGAAGCACTTAGTTTGGTTGCACAAGCAGTGCTACGTTCTAGGGTCGGCATTGATAAAGCAGGTCAACCGATATGTTCTTTCCTCTTTTTGGGCTCGATTGGTGTTGGAAAGACAGAACTTGCTAAAGCTCTTGCCGAGAAGCTATTTAGTAATGAGAAAATGTTAGTTCATTTTGACATGTCTGAATATGCTGAGAGTGGATCTTTGTCGCGTCTCATTGGAGGACCTCGAAG CTATGAAGAAGAGGGACAACTCACTGAGATTGTCAGGCGCCGGCCATATAGTGTTATCCTTTTTGATGAGGTGGATAAGGCAAACCCCTCAATACTCAAGGTTTTTGTTCAACTCCTCAATGATGGTATGTTGGTTGATGGCAAAGGACGAGATGTAGATTTCAAGAATACAATCATTATTATAAGCTCAAATCTAGGATCAGAGCACCTATCAGCTGAAGTGGCGATGGAAAATGCACGTGATCTTCTCATGAAAGAG ATTGAGAAATGCTTCAAGCCTGATCTTATCAACAGATTAAGCGAGATTGCGATATTTGAGCCGCTTTCACACAACAAATTGAGGGAAATTGTGAACATTCAAATGAAGAGTATTGTTGCCATGATGGCAAATAAATGTGTTTCTCTATCTGTGACAGATGCCGCCATGGAAGTCATTTTGTCGGAATCACACGATATG GTGCACGGTGCGAGGAATATAAAGATGTGGGTACGAAAGCATGTGATGATAATTCTTTCAAATATGTTAGTTAATAGAGAAGCATGTAAAGGCTCAACGATCTCCATAGATGCCAGTGACGATAAGAGAGGGTTGAAGTACCAAGTATTGTAG
- the LOC119332914 gene encoding chaperone protein ClpB1-like, with translation MLNCKPVPTPIDTKAKVSALDGSPAPDAAFYRSIVGALQYLTLTRPDLQPSSRLRTLDAGSVDPVIGRDNEIDRVICILCGRTKNCAALVGAAGVGKTAIVEGLAKRIAAGTVPDLLVGARIGVLDVGAMIARTNLRGMFEQRLKEAIKQAEDEGGKLILFIDEMHMLIGAGDQSGTTDAANIIKPALARGRLRCIGATTYQEYYRYVERDAALERRFQKVEVGELSMRTTVAILRGLKHKYQEHHGLKIDEEALVAAVELAARYITGRKFPDKAIDLMDQACTTVKLHASKQREINAPGELVVGPAHVTQVVSRWTRIPVTTLDQGEEKLAHLIDRLHERVVGQNEAVNLVAQAVLSSGVGLDKFDQPICSFLFLGSTGVGKTELAKALAEKLFNNDKMLVRFDMSEYADSGSLSHLIGGSRSYEGEGQLSEKVRRQPYSVILFDEVDKANSSIINVFTQLLDDGMLIDGKGRNVHFKNTIIIMTSNLGLEHLSNGLTRESTMENARDLLMKEVEKCFKPSLINRLSEIAIFEPLSRNELREIANIQIKRIVAMMANKGFSLCVTDAALEVILSESHDTGYGARPLKRWMWKHVTAILSNMLVNGEVCKGSTISIDARDDRRGLKYQVLNEQEMGDP, from the exons ACTGAGGACCTTGGACGCCGGCAGTGTTGATCCGGTCATCGGCCGCGACAACGAGATCGACCGCGTCATCTGCATCCTCTGCGGCCGGACCAAGAACTGTGCCGCGCTGGTCGGAGCCGCGGGAGTCGGCAAGACCGCCATCGTCGAGGGCCTTGCCAAACGGATCGCTGCCGGGACGGTACCTGACCTTCTCGTTGGAGCCCGCATCGGGGTGCTCGATGTCGGGGCGATGATCGCTAGGACCAACTTGCGCGGCATGTTCGAGCAGCGCTTGAAGGAGGCCATCAAGCAGGCCGAGGATGAAGGGGGCAAATTGATCCTCTTCATAGACGAGATGCATATGCTCATTGGCGCAGGTGATCAAAGCGGCACCACGGACGCCGCCAACATCATCAAGCCTGCGTTGGCCCGTGGTCGCCTCCGCTGCATTGGTGCTACCACCTATCAAGAGTATTACAGGTACGTTGAGCGGGATGCGGCGCTCGAGCGGCGGTTCCAAAAGGTTGAGGTCGGGGAGCTGAGCATGCGAACGACAGTTGCCATCCTGCGGGGGCTGAAGCACAAGTACCAAGAGCACCATGGCTTGAAAATTGACGAGGAGGCACTTGTTGCTGCTGTAGAGCTCGCTGCCCGTTATATTACTG GTCGTAAATTTCCTGATAAAGCAATTGATCTCATGGACCAGGCATGCACTACCGTAAAGTTGCACGCCAGCAAACAAAGAGAAATAAATGCACCGGGCGAGCTAGTCGTTGGTCCAGCTCACGTCACGCAG GTTGTGAGCCGATGGACTAGAATTCCTGTCACCACACTTGATCAAGGCGAGGAAAAGCTGGCCCATTTAATAGATAGATTGCATGAGCGGGTTGTTGGCCAGAATGAAGCAGTTAACTTGGTTGCGCAAGCAGTGTTAAGTTCTGGGGTAGGTCTTGATAAATTTGATCAACCGATATGTTCTTTCCTCTTTTTGGGCTCGACCGGCGTTGGAAAGACAGAGCTTGCCAAAGCACTTGCCGAGAAGCTATTTAACAACGACAAGATGTTAGTTCGCTTTGACATGTCCGAGTATGCTGATAGTGGATCGTTGTCGCATCTCATTGGAGGATCTCGAAG CTATGAAGGAGAGGGACAACTCTCAGAGAAAGTCAGACGCCAACCATATAGTGTTATCCTTTTTGATGAGGTGGATAAGGCAAATTCCTCGATTATCAATGTTTTTACTCAACTCCTCGATGATGGTATGTTGATTGATGGAAAAGGACGGAATGTACATTTCAAGAATACAATCATCATTATGACTTCAAATCTAGGATTAGAGCACCTGTCAAATGGACTGACCAGAGAAAGCACAATGGAAAATGCACGTGATCTTCTCATGAAAGAG GTTGAGAAATGCTTCAAGCCTAGTCTTATCAACAGACTGAGTGAAATTGCAATATTTGAACCGCTTTCACGCAACGAACTTAGGGAGATTGCAAATATCCAAATTAAGAGAATCGTTGCGATGATGGCTAATAAGGGATTTTCTTTATGTGTGACTGATGCCGCCTTGGAAGTAATTTTATCGGAATCACATGACACA GGGTACGGCGCAAGGCCTTTAAAGAGGTGGATGTGGAAGCATGTGACAGCAATTCTTTCAAATATGTTGGTCAATGGGGAAGTGTGTAAGGGCTCAACGATCTCCATTGATGCTAGGGATGATAGGAGGGGGTTGAAGTATCAAGTCCTGAATGAGCAGGAGATGGGAGATCCGTGA